The sequence AACCAAGAATTACAACCAGAAATGACAACCAAAAATGACAACCAAGAATTACAACCAAAAATGACAACCAAAACACGAAAAAATGACAACCAAAACACGAAAAAAGCACAACCTAACTATAAGGTAGTTAAAGAAAACAATAAAGAAAACATAAAGAAAGAGTGCGCGCGCGCGAGTTTTGGGGAATTTCAAAACGTAAAACTTTCGGAAACCGAAAAACAAAAATTAGAAAACGAAAATGGAAAAGAAAAAACCAAAGAGGCAATAAATTTTTTAAGCTTATACAAAGCCGAAAAAGGCTATAAAACAAAATCAGACTATCTGACCCTTAATCGCTGGGTTTTGAAAGCTGTTGAGGAAAGGCAGGCTAAACCGCCGCCGTTGTCTTTTTCGGCTAAAATAGCCGCCGAAGAAGCCAAAAAACAAGAGCAGGAACGACGGCGCGATAAAGCGTTAAAAGAATTTGCTCAAAGGCAAAGAGCAATAGAAGAAAGTAACAAAACCGGCGTTGAAATTGACGCTGCGTTAAAAAAATTACGAGAGGAGTATAAAATATGGCTGACGATATAACAAACAATTGCAAACTGTGCGGCGAGTCCTCGGAGTGTTTTAAATGCGCAAGCAATTATAACAACACCTGTTTGTCGTCGGGAAAATATAAAAATTGCGAACGATATAAAAATAGCTATTTTCGCAGCAGAGGGTTGATTGCGGCGGAACAAATTATCGGATACTTTGTCCTATAATAATAGTTATGTTTAGTATACAAAGATATTAACTTGGTTTGGTATTTCCCAATTTAATAATCTGCCGTTTAAAATTAAATACCAAAATAAAACAAAAGGAGAAGTCAAAAAGTGAAGAAAAAATTGATGTCTGCAGTGTGTTTGGTATTGTTATTGTCATCTGTAAGTTTTGCGGCTACGCCGTTTAAACTTTCGTTGCTGGGACCCATTACGGTGCCGGCTAATCAAGATGTAACAGGTTTGGCAATCGGTTTAATAGGGTCTAATGTCAATACGCTTCAAGGCGTTCAATTAAGTTGGATTTACAATGTGGCGGAAAACGGCGCCGGAGTTCAAGCTAGCGGTATATATAACAAGGTTGCTGGAGAATTTACCGGTGTGCAATATGCAGTTGTAAACATAGCGGGTTCAGTGAAAGGTTTGCAATTTGGTTTCTATAATCAGGTTAGAAGTATGGCAGGAGTTCAAATCGGACTTATAAATATAAATCCGAAATCATCGTTTCTAGCATTCTTCCCATTCATTAACTTCCAGTTTTAGTTAAATAAAGAAAACAGAAGTTATAAACAAAAAATCCGCGCCGAATTTTAAAAATTCGGCGCGGATTTTTAACAGTTAACATGCAAATTATTAAACCAACGATGCGCCTATATTCTTCATTGCAGTTTGCAAGTCTTTTTTTTCTTGAGCCGGTTCGCTTCTTGTGCCTGTAATTACTGCCGCGTCTTTTACATCAAATTCCAACAGCTGAAACATTTTTTTGTGTAATCAATATATGTTTGAAAGGGTTAATGTTCAAAAAGTGTGGTTAAAAGCGGCATTTTTCTAATCAGATTACGACGACAAAAAGAAATATTGATACAATGATTATCAAAAAGGTTTGATAAACGTGTTAAAAACGCTGTCGGTATTGTAAAAGCAATGCCGTAAGAATTCATGGAAAAACAAAGCAAAACAAAACAAGATTTAAGTGTCTTAAATGCTTAAGAAAAATGATGGTGTAGTAGAAATGTTTGTTTTTAAAAATGGCGGACATACATTGAATTCAGAAGCATATTATAAAGCTATAATAAATTTGTCTAATCTTAACTGAATAAATGTAAAACTCATCAAAAAATTTGATCTGTGCTTGTACGGCATGGTTTTATGTGCAAATAGTTTTTTGTTATACGGTAAATTTATACTTGCCCTATAATACTAATTATATTTAGCATACAGTGTACCTCAACATAAATCTTGTTATTTCTTTTGTATATGATTTTATAAATATATCCTGAATATCTTTCCATATTGTTCTCCTTTATTTTAGTAAATGATTAAAATGTATAACAAAAAAAATCAACAGAATTATGGATAAGAGCGATATAAATTGGTTGTTAAATCTATTTTTTATATAATTATTATATCGAAATTTATCTTTTAGGAAATTACAGAATGGAAAACAATCATACGAAATATAAAGAAACATTAACTGATGATTTAGAGAAAGAAGTTGTTTCTTTTCTTAACTCTACAGGCGGTGAAATTCATATTGGA is a genomic window of Endomicrobium proavitum containing:
- a CDS encoding replication protein; the protein is MANPQKKNGFTKYPNDFLEKITASSLTKEEIRIVMLIARYTWGYNKEMEIIEQKFIAEKLGRNKGNVSRTVKNLFLKNALIYNSTTGAVGINQNYEAWIKKTIKEKTPKLWGVAEMTTKNDNQELQPEMTTKNDNQELQPKMTTKTRKNDNQNTKKAQPNYKVVKENNKENIKKECARASFGEFQNVKLSETEKQKLENENGKEKTKEAINFLSLYKAEKGYKTKSDYLTLNRWVLKAVEERQAKPPPLSFSAKIAAEEAKKQEQERRRDKALKEFAQRQRAIEESNKTGVEIDAALKKLREEYKIWLTI
- a CDS encoding LA_2272 family surface repeat-containing protein produces the protein MKKKLMSAVCLVLLLSSVSFAATPFKLSLLGPITVPANQDVTGLAIGLIGSNVNTLQGVQLSWIYNVAENGAGVQASGIYNKVAGEFTGVQYAVVNIAGSVKGLQFGFYNQVRSMAGVQIGLININPKSSFLAFFPFINFQF